In a single window of the Mesoplodon densirostris isolate mMesDen1 chromosome 16, mMesDen1 primary haplotype, whole genome shotgun sequence genome:
- the NTSR1 gene encoding neurotensin receptor type 1 has product MHLNSSAPGPRVSQAGDPYLLPPSSGLEAALLALGFGNGSGNLSEPVPAVPSSDLDVNTDIYSKVLVTVVYLALFVVGTVGNSVTAFTLARKKSLQSLQSTVHYHLGSLALSDLLILLLAMPVELYNFIWVHHPWAFGDAVCRGYYFLRDACTYATALNVASLSVERYLAICHPFKAKTLMSRSRTKKFISAIWLASGLLAVPMLFTMGQQNRSADGQHPGGLVCTPIVGTAKVKVVIQINTFMSFVFPMVVISVLNTVIANKLTVMVRQAAEQGQVCTVGDQHSSFSMSIEPGRVQALRHGVRVLRAVVIAFVVCWLPYHVRRLMFCYISDEQWTPFLYDFYHYFYMLTNALFYVSSTINPVLYNLVSANFRQIFLSTLACLCPLWGHRRRRPAFSRKASSVSGSHTFSSNVTRETLY; this is encoded by the exons GGAGGCGGCgctcctggccctgggcttcGGCAACGGCTCGGGCAACCTGTCAGAGCCCGTCCCAGCGGTGCCCAGCAGCGACCTGGACGTGAACACGGACATTTACTCCAAGGTGCTGGTGACTGTCGTGTACCTGGCGCTCTTTGTGGTGGGCACGGTGGGCAACTCCGTGACGGCGTTCACGCTGGCGCGCAAGAAGTCCCTGCAGAGCCTGCAGAGCACGGTGCACTACCACCTGGGCAGCCTGGCGCTGTCCGACCTGCTCATCCTCCTGCTGGCCATGCCCGTGGAGCTGTACAACTTCATCTGGGTGCACCACCCCTGGGCCTTCGGCGATGCCGTCTGCCGCGGCTACTACTTCCTGCGCGACGCCTGCACCTATGCCACGGCCCTCAACGTGGCCAGCCTGAGTGTGGAACGCTACCTGGCCATCTGCCACCCCTTCAAGGCCAAGACCCTCATGTCCCGCAGCCGCACCAAGAAGTTCATCAGCGCTATCTGGCTGGCCTCTGGCCTGCTGGCCGTGCCCATGCTTTTCACCATGGGCCAGCAGAACCGCAGCGCCGACGGCCAGCACCCCGGTGGCCTGGTGTGCACGCCCATCGTGGGCACCGCCAAGGTCAAGGTCGTCATCCAG ATCAACACCTTCATGTCTTTCGTGTTCCCCATGGTGGTCATCTCCGTCCTGAACACCGTCATTGCCAACAAGCTGACCGTGATGGTCCGCCAGGCGGCCGAGCAGGGCCAGGTGTGCACAGTTGGGGACCAGCATAGCTCGTTCAGCATGTCCATCGAGCCCGGCCGGGTCCAGGCCCTGCGCCACGGCGTCCGGGTCTTAC GTGCCGTGGTCATTGCCTTCGTGGTCTGCTGGCTGCCCTACCATGTGCGACGCCTCATGTTCTGCTACATTTCGGACGAGCAGTGGACCCC GTTCCTGTATGACTTCTACCACTACTTCTACATGCTGACCAACGCCCTCTTCTACGTCAGCTCCACCATCAACCCCGTCCTGTACAACCTCGTCTCCGCCAACTTCCGCCAGATCTTCCTGTCCACGCTGGCCTGCCTCTGTCCCCTGTGGGGGCACAGGAGGAGGAGGCCGGCCTTCTCGAGGAAGGCCAGCAGCGTGTCCGGCagccacaccttctccagcaatGTCACCCGGGAGACGCTGTACTAG